A genomic window from Ananas comosus cultivar F153 linkage group 22, ASM154086v1, whole genome shotgun sequence includes:
- the LOC109727653 gene encoding ankyrin repeat domain-containing protein 13C, whose translation MEDVSKYAHSPAHLAVARGDHAALRRVVAALPRLPRAGEVTTEEESLRGERIADEVSAAIDRRDVPRRETPLQLAVRLRDPVAAEILMAAGADWSLQNESGWSALQEAVCAREDAIAMIIARHYQPLAWAKWCRRLPRIVSSIARIRDFYMEISFHFDSSVIPFISRIAPSDTYRIWKRGANLRADMTLAGFDGFRIQRSDQTFLFLGDGMSAEEAGRPVSPGSLIVLAHKEKEITNALEGAGEPPTEAEVGHEVALMSRTNMYRPGIDVTQAELVPHLNWRRQVIAETVGNWKAQVYDMLHVMVSVKSRRVPGAMTDEELFAGETEERPVNDGEIDGELDDILTSEEKQQLQSALSMGSPERSEECDAPEATNNSKERKGWFGWASKRTSKNGMDDTNHKSENRKDDLGDTKKEKEKEKEKEKEKGSKKKKSGESEKHESVYKKGLRPVLWLTPDFPLKTEELIPLLDVLANKVKAVRRLRELLTTKLPLGTFPVKIAIPIVPTIRVLVTFTKFEELQPTDEFATPPSSPTNFEESKSKETDSSGSWYSWVRGSRAPQSNGDSIGGRSFKEDVDPFYIPSDYTWVDANEKKRRMKAKKAKGKKSGTSKKHSSKSSSGQQLVDGFED comes from the exons ATGGAGGACGTCTCCAAGTACGCCCACAGCCCCGCCCACCTCGCGGTGGCGCGGGGCGACCACGCGGCGCTGCGCCGCGTGGTGGCGGCGCTCCCCCGGCTCCCGCGCGCCGGCGAGGTCACCACCGAGGAGGAGTCGCTCCGCGGGGAGCGGATCGCCGACGAGGTCTCCGCCGCCATCGACCGGCGCGACGTCCCCCGCCGCGAGACCCCGCTCCAGCTCGCGGTGCGCCTCCGCGACCCCGTCGCCGCCGAGATCCTGATGGCGGCGGGCGCCGACTGGTCCTTGCAGAACGAGAGCGGGTGGTCGGCGCTCCAGGAGGCGGTGTGCGCCCGCGAGGACGCGATCGCGATGATCATCGCGCGCCACTACCAGCCCCTCGCCTGGGCCAAGTGGtgccgccgcctcccccgcATCGTCTCCTCCATCGCCCGCATCCGCGACTTCTACATGGAGATCTCCTTCCACTTCGACAGCTCCGTCATCCCCTTCATCAGCCGCATCGCCCCCTCCGACACCTACCGCATCTGGAAGCGCGGCGCCAACCTCCGCGCCGACATGACCCTCGCCGGATTCGACGGATTCCGGATCCAGCGATCCGACCAGACCTTCCTCTTCCTCGGCGACGGCATGTCGGCCGAGGAGGCCGGCCGGCCTGTTTCCCCCGGATCCCTCATTGTCCTCGCCCATAAGGAGAAGGAGATCACAAACGCGCTCGAAGGAGCCGGCGAGCCTCCGACGGAGGCCGAGGTGGGGCACGAGGTCGCGCTGATGTCGCGCACTAACATGTATCGTCCGGGAATCGACGTCACCCAGGCCGAGCTCGTGCCTCACTTGAATTGGCGGAGGCAGGTGATCGCCGAGACGGTCGGCAATTGGAAGGCTCAGGTGTACGACATGCTTCACGTGATGGTGAGCGTGAAGTCGAGAAGGGTTCCCGGTGCGATGACTGACGAGGAGCTCTTCGCAGGGGAGACCGAGGAGAGGCCGGTCAATGACGGCGAAATCGACGGCGAGTTGGATGATATCTTGACTTCCGAGGAGAAGCAGCAGCTGCAGTCGGCGCTGAGTATGGGGAGCCCGGAGCGTTCAGAGGAATGCGATGCTCCAGAAGCTACTAATAACAGTAAAGAGAGGAAGGGGTGGTTCGGTTGGGCGAGTAAGAGGACGTCCAAGAACGGCATGGATGATACGAATCACAAGAGTGAGAATCGAAAGGATGATTTAGGGGATACtaaaaaggagaaggagaaggagaaggagaaggagaaggagaaggggagtaagaagaagaagagcggaGAATCCGAAAAGCACGAGAGCGTGTACAAGAAAGGTTTGAGGCCTGTGTTGTGGCTGACACCGGATTTCCCTTTAAAGACGGAGGAGCTTATTCCTTTGCTTGATGTGCTGGCGAACAAAGTGAAGGCTGTGAGGAGGCTGAGGGAGCTTTTAACGACCAAGCTACCTCTGGGAACATTCCCCGTGAAG aTAGCCATCCCTATTGTCCCAACAATCAGGGTCCTCGTTACCTTCACGAAATTCGAAGAGCTCCAACCAACTGACGAGTTTGCCACTCCGCCTTCGAGTCCGACCAATTTCGAGGAAAGCAAATCCAAGGAAACAGATTCGTCGGGCTCATGGTATTCATGGGTTAGAGGAAGCCGGGCCCCACAGTCTAATGGGGACAGCATCGGTGGCCGAAGCTTTAAGGAAGATGTTGACCCCTTTTATATACCTTCTGACTATACTTGGGTCGACGCCAACGAGAAGAAGCGCCGAATGAAGGCCAAGAAAGCCAAGGGCAAGAAGAGCGGCACTAGTAAGAAGCACTCGTCCAAA